A single Pseudodesulfovibrio aespoeensis Aspo-2 DNA region contains:
- a CDS encoding ATP-binding protein yields MKCSRCKKLACVTLPSHHSGFCAECYPLFFTRQVETAIRREKMFTHEERILVALSGGKDSLSLMLELAAQGYDVTGLHIDLGIPGSSPSARVKVEAFCSSHGLKLEVLEMEKEGLPIPDIKAYVNRPVCSVCGRIKRHHFNRIAMEGGYDALATGHNLDDEVARLFANTLRWDTAYLSDQGPTLPAREGFVRKVKPLFRLSEFETANYAFLKGIEIHSAACPYASGASFTSHKELWGELEHRSPGQKFQFYQGFLKKGKPAFAAREAEVGEPLAPCVECASPTSAGTCSVCRIKETVRANKAAALAAEG; encoded by the coding sequence ATGAAATGCTCGCGCTGCAAAAAACTCGCCTGCGTCACCTTGCCCAGCCACCACTCCGGTTTCTGCGCCGAGTGCTATCCGCTCTTCTTCACCCGGCAGGTGGAGACGGCCATCCGCCGCGAAAAGATGTTCACCCACGAAGAGCGCATCCTGGTGGCCCTGTCCGGGGGCAAGGATTCCCTCTCGCTCATGCTTGAGCTGGCGGCCCAGGGATACGATGTCACCGGCCTGCATATCGATCTGGGCATCCCTGGTTCGTCGCCTTCCGCCCGCGTCAAGGTCGAGGCGTTCTGCTCCAGCCACGGCCTGAAGCTTGAGGTGCTGGAAATGGAGAAGGAGGGGCTGCCCATCCCGGACATCAAGGCGTATGTCAACCGCCCGGTCTGCTCGGTGTGTGGGCGCATCAAGCGCCATCACTTCAACCGCATCGCCATGGAGGGCGGCTACGACGCCCTGGCCACAGGCCACAACCTCGACGATGAGGTGGCCCGGCTCTTTGCCAACACCCTGCGCTGGGACACGGCCTACCTCTCGGACCAGGGGCCGACGCTGCCCGCGCGCGAGGGGTTTGTGCGCAAGGTCAAGCCCCTGTTCCGTCTGAGCGAGTTCGAGACGGCCAACTACGCCTTTCTCAAGGGCATCGAGATCCACTCGGCAGCCTGCCCCTATGCCTCGGGCGCCAGCTTCACCAGCCACAAGGAGCTGTGGGGCGAGCTTGAGCACCGCAGCCCAGGGCAGAAGTTCCAATTCTACCAGGGGTTTCTCAAGAAAGGCAAACCCGCCTTTGCCGCGCGCGAGGCCGAGGTGGGCGAGCCTTTGGCCCCGTGCGTCGAGTGCGCTTCGCCCACCAGCGCGGGCACCTGCTCGGTCTGCCGCATCAAGGAGACCGTGCGCGCCAACAAGGCCGCGGC
- a CDS encoding response regulator — MSQPTILVVDDEKHIRMLYREELETDGYTVATSDGEEDILDVIHREKPTIVILDIKLGVNRSGLDLLQEIRSEDQQIPVILSTAYDSFQHDLKTIAADYYVVKSVDLTELKDKVKMALNKAKS, encoded by the coding sequence ATGAGCCAACCGACGATACTCGTTGTCGATGATGAAAAGCACATACGCATGCTCTACCGCGAGGAACTGGAAACCGACGGATACACAGTGGCCACCTCGGACGGCGAGGAGGACATCCTTGATGTGATCCACCGCGAAAAACCGACCATCGTCATCCTGGACATCAAGCTGGGCGTGAACCGCTCGGGACTCGACCTGCTCCAGGAGATCCGCTCCGAAGACCAGCAGATACCCGTGATCCTCTCCACGGCCTATGATTCGTTCCAGCACGATCTCAAAACCATCGCCGCGGACTACTATGTGGTCAAGTCCGTGGACCTGACCGAACTCAAGGACAAGGTCAAGATGGCCCTGAACAAGGCCAAGTCCTGA
- a CDS encoding ubiquitin family protein: MITVTLEPDNEVVELHGVKTVLAVLNRFKLRPTMAIVARSGELLTPDRRLNPGDAIMVRKVTSAG; the protein is encoded by the coding sequence ATGATCACAGTCACTCTGGAGCCGGACAACGAGGTGGTCGAGCTGCACGGCGTCAAGACCGTGCTGGCCGTCCTCAACAGGTTCAAGCTGCGTCCCACCATGGCCATTGTGGCCCGCAGCGGCGAACTGCTCACCCCGGATCGCCGTCTCAACCCCGGTGATGCCATCATGGTACGCAAAGTGACCTCGGCAGGCTAG
- the hisA gene encoding 1-(5-phosphoribosyl)-5-[(5-phosphoribosylamino)methylideneamino]imidazole-4-carboxamide isomerase: MILFPAVDIKNGECVRLAQGREDQVTVFAADPVAQARRWADLGARFLHVVDLDGAFSGIPKNFELIRSICSSIDIPVQLGGGIRDIATAHKYIEAGVDRLIIGTMALESPDLFSDLCRALPGKIGVSLDAVDGRLKTKGWVEDAGLTMDDVLPRLERDGIRFIVYTDISRDGMQTGVNVAGLKALCAKTSVPVIAAGGVHTLDDIKALHPLCRDGLEGAISGRAIYVGTLDVREANAWIDAQAV, encoded by the coding sequence ATGATTCTTTTCCCCGCCGTTGATATCAAGAACGGTGAATGTGTCCGACTGGCCCAGGGCCGGGAGGATCAGGTCACTGTGTTTGCCGCCGACCCTGTTGCGCAGGCCCGCCGCTGGGCCGATCTCGGCGCGCGCTTCCTGCATGTTGTCGATCTCGACGGCGCGTTCTCAGGGATTCCCAAGAACTTCGAGCTGATCCGCTCCATATGCTCATCCATCGACATCCCGGTCCAGCTGGGCGGCGGCATCCGCGACATCGCCACCGCGCATAAATACATCGAGGCCGGGGTGGACCGGCTCATCATCGGCACCATGGCCCTGGAGTCGCCGGACCTGTTCTCGGACCTGTGCCGGGCGCTGCCCGGAAAGATCGGCGTCTCGCTCGATGCGGTTGACGGCAGGCTCAAGACCAAGGGCTGGGTCGAGGACGCAGGGCTGACCATGGACGACGTGCTGCCCAGGCTCGAGCGCGACGGCATCCGCTTCATCGTCTATACCGACATCTCCCGCGACGGCATGCAGACCGGCGTCAACGTGGCCGGGCTCAAGGCGTTGTGCGCCAAAACCAGCGTGCCGGTCATCGCGGCAGGCGGGGTGCATACTCTCGACGACATCAAGGCGCTCCACCCGCTGTGCAGGGACGGGCTTGAAGGCGCCATTTCAGGCCGGGCCATCTATGTCGGCACCCTGGACGTGCGCGAGGCCAACGCCTGGATCGACGCCCAGGCCGTGTAG